The Lolium perenne isolate Kyuss_39 chromosome 6, Kyuss_2.0, whole genome shotgun sequence genome segment tttgcgatctcatgcaataacatgtgtgttatattatatgcaccaacttgctatgcatcatcttgatcttcatgtactacctaaacccaaacgcgtttctggtgcatcgacgcgatatgaatcaaaccgatatccctaaacctctccaaaaccctaaaaagccaattctctgccgcggcagagatttgggaaaattccctgccgcggggggaacctttggtaccggttcgtattaccaaccggtaccaaagatcctcagccctgagctctcctggtggcccacgtggaggcccgttttataccggttcgtaagcaaccggtacgaaaggggggggggctttagtgccgaataatttgtaccggttgcaaaaccggtacgaatggccctctggaaccggtatagatgaccgtttttctactagtggtcctGAAACATGCCCGCCCCAGAATGCATAATTACCTTTATCCTTCATGTATGTGAATAAGTCGTTTGGCCAATATCCAATTGGTTTCTTCTCTTCACCATATATCAGCCACCAATTCTTAGTGTCTGCGTCCTGGAAATAATGAAAACATGGATTCTAGCTATTGGATATGAGGAGGTAAGTAATGTTGTTTTAAGTAGATTACACTTCTTTTATCCCCATACAATATACTACCATTAAAAAAATGTAAATCGAGCGAACATATTTGTTAATCCTCGATGTTAAAACGATTATTACACTCGAAAGTGCTTTCTAATCCCTAATATTTTAATGGTATTCTAACTAATAAGttctcttcaagacatactttagATGATTAATACATATATCAGATGTGGTCAAACCACAGTATTTGGTTGTGGGATGATAGGTAAGAAATCAACTCTTCATTATCTTAATTGTTAATAGAATCGATATCATAGTAAAGTACAAAAAAAATTATGCACATCAAATAAATCCACTAATACAATTTTGACATAGACATCGTGTACAACGTATATATAAGAAATTTGAATTAGAAAAGAAGTGATTACCTTGAAAATAAGTATGTTTATTACATACTGTGGTCCATTATAGACTGAAACGGGCTGTAGTCTTCCTCCAAGACCAAATGTATTGCTAATTTGCACGAAACCAGGACATTTGAGATCATAACACGACTTGTTTTGTACGCCTTCATCCTATTAACCATGTTACTCAAAGGTcaatacaaaaaaatagaaaatttatTCGTACTTGACCATTATAGGAATATCATGATTACCCAAGCAACATGGAACCTTGCGAAGCCATCTCCACTCAGACTCGGGGATACTGAATAACCAGCACCAATTGTGTCTGCCTGACCCCCTTGTGGTCCGTTATTAATGTTTAACCCTGCTGCACTAAGATCCTTACTATCTTTCTTGACCTTTGGCTCATAGACATTTATTATAGCCTGCGTCCCATATATATCATCATCCCGATATTCGATTCCCGCCTCCTACAACCCAAAGTTTAGTATTGATAAATGAGAAGACTAAATATTGACTACATAGAGATAAGATTATTACATCGCATCACCTGTAAAATTCCATGAATATAAATTAGATTTTTAAGTAAGATATGCCACCAATAAGTTTAAGTGGAGctttgtaaataaacaaaattCATTCATGTACAGCTGAAATAACAAAGATATGGAAAAAACAATAAGAAGGTGTAACATGGaagtggtgttttggcacatgaGAGCATATACTCCCTTTATTTTAAAATGGATATTAGACATATTTTGattaaaaaattgaaacaaaaattgaCACGTATATCTTCACGTGCTACTTGCCCAAAAAGTCGTTTCATAGAAAATCGACTTTTCATATGgcatgtgtaaaaaagataaaacttAGTGCTAAAAATAAGGCTTTTTCACAAGATTTTTTCTCTTTTCTACAGGGACCATAAAAATATCTATTTTTCGCGAAACTTGACAAACACACATAAATTATGAAGATGTACGTTATATTTTTTTGTCAATATTCTTTTACACTTGAAAAtaatttttttggtagagggagcatatgcacttgGGAGCCAAATTGAACATCCAGGTGGAACATTCATCATTAACTACTCTGTATTAAAATTTGGAGGCCTTTCACATACTTCAAATGAACTTTCTATGAAACTGATTACtgttagtaataattttatgaccTTGAACCACATCTATCCCCTTGATGCCCACAATCAAATGTCAGCGTTAGCGTTCGACTTTGGACTACAACACTATCCATGAACTTACTATCATAGGGCGCAAGGTGTGTTTCTTATTATGAGAGTATAGTGCCTTATGTCAACGTCAAGGAATATATATGCACCTTTTCTGGGATTGTTCATTGCCCTGAATTCCAATTCTGGGCTTTTTCATGTGCCCGTGATGGGGAAAAGCCACTCAAACTATGGGAGAAATAAGCATTGTTTAACAATACATCAACGTATTGTATGGCACGAAAATTGTCAATCTGAACCTGGTGTATTTGGAAAGCACGTCATGTAATGCAAAAATATTTCAAGCATACTTACGAGTTGGGATCGATTGAAAATATTCAGGTTGTTagcatgcaccttcatgccaacTGAATCTAAGATAATAATTTCATACATTAGACATGCATGCAATAACCCAGTGCAGTGCAGTTTGAGATAATCAACCCATGACTATAAGATTTTACTCAATCTAGACATAAACATGTGTATATTTATTTATCTGTATAAACGCACCTCTTGTTGGTTATTTGTGCCACTCACGTCATCAATACTTTGTCTTGCAATATGGTTCTTTCTATGATTGCGTAGTATCGGGATTGTTCCCATTGGGCATTCAATGATTGGTGGTTGTACTTGTGATACACCATGTCGCGTCAGAGATTCAATGTCCAGCCCTAATGGGAAAGAACTAGGTTTCATCTGTTCAAAAAGCAAAATATCATCACCTTATGATTGGATAAGTTTTAAGAAACTGTGTAATTTGATATATTATAGATGAAATAAATATGCACATTTACTACAAAAACTAAAAAACATCAAAACCTTTTTACCAAGCTATTTTGGGTAGATATGAAGCAGGAAAAAAAAGGAGAAGTGAGAAAAAAGAACGAAAAAACTAAAACTCTGGCACATGAATTGTTGATTGTCATGCAGTCCTATCAAGAACAAAATCACTAAAATGTTGTTTATTTCACTTATATGAAGAACGTAGGATTGACACACTAAAATTAATGAAAGATGATGTCTAGATCAAAATAGATAATCAACAATCATGGTATATTTTTATAATTTGCTTCCTATCTAACATCCTTTTTTGAGATAACTCACTCTTCATGCATTTGTCTATTCAAAAAATGAGGTAACTTTATTAATTTACCCAAACCATGAATATACACTTTTCTTTACAAATTTAATTTACCTGAACGTTGTGGCCTTTTAACAATGGGTGGTCAAAGGCTGGTTGGAGATTCACGTCAATGCAATCAAATATATCTCTGTTTTCCATATACTTTGATGTTTCCTTTGATTGTGTTAGTGTCCAAACATAATGTTGGATACAGGAAACAAGATAAATGCTTATTCATACCTGAATAGTTCCATTATCTTGTCGATATGTGACGAATTGGCAATAATTTTCTCCCTTTTGAATAGATCTTATGCATTTTCCTCTAGTTACCAAAACTATATATGATAGGAGAAGAGCCAGTCTAATAGTTGCATTTCCTTTCATTTTAAAAAACTTGAATTGGCAATTCCCTAATGACTATGAAACCTTACTTATAGGAGTATGGACCTATCACATATTTAAGGTCCCATCGCTGTAGACAATGAACTACAATTAATACCCCAAAGATCTATTTTATTATATGTATGTAGAAACCTTATTTATTGCAtgagatatgataagtatagagtTATCTTCTCCTCTTTTACAATCTATAACATTAATACAAAGGTATTAATTCCGTATGAAATTATGATACATTTAGTCCATATAAGATATTCTTAATTATGATAATACTGATTGAAAAAATATTAATTCaatttgattgcttttcttttactttacttcatctattttcatatttatgtCGTTCATGCTTTCAATTTTTTTTCTTAATGCACGTCAGTATTCTAGTTCTACTAGGACATGGTCCGCAAGGAACAATTAATTTTTTTCGTTTCTCATATCCTCATGGCATGTCAACTGAGGTTTTGGGAAGTGATAAGGATGATATTCAGACATGTTATCACACCGGATTAATTAGCAGTCATTTTTTTGAACGTGTCCTTGGTTATCAAACTATAGAAGAACAAATGTACCTGCATGTAGGTGATGTTAGAAAACAATTTGCTCATCAAACTATCTTTGTTGCTTTGTATAAAATCTAATTATTCGTCAACACAGTTATGATTTCTTGTACGAAACAAGGCAATCCAATTAATAGTACTAAAATGGGCCTATGATAACAATTATATCACCATGATAATTTGTACGATAACTAATACTAATATTATAGTGTGTTATGTGGATGCCAACTCAACCGACTGTAGTCACATCGAGGTTTCAGTCGTCCAATTTGATGTTGTTGATTCTTGTACAAGGCAAAAATTGTTACGGTGATAATCACCGGACGAAGTACTAGAATTTTGTGACCCCACCATTGCCAAGTTCTAGTATTGTTGAGCCCTTTCTCGCCTAGTATCACATGGCTTTGAGTTTCATCCCTCAACTCTTCCTTCTGTCGTTCCCCTTTCTGTTGCTCAACCCTAGATGCACCAGGTACCAATTTAGTCCTAGGGATGGAAGGACACAAAAGAACAACCACATACAAATAACAATATAAATATTTGGTAGAATCATGAACCACCTCACCGCAAGATATGTGTGTTGCGGGGAGATGCATCGACATCTCCCGTGCATAACTACTCATCTAATCATGATCCATCAAACACATCGCCAAAAACCGATACAAGGCACAGCTTATATGCGTGGTCAAACTATCTTAAAATCGCTTTGTTCACAATTTTGAACGGAGGAGTAGAAGGCTATGGCCATGGTGGAATGAATCTAACATGTGGAAATGGAGTCTATGTTCGAAATGGTGAGAGGTTTTTTTATCCTTGTGGCATTTAGGAAAGAACTTATGTTCAACAAGGCGAAGGCACTGATGCTTAATAAGTATAGCAGAATTGCAAGATGCAACAAAGAATTGTATTGATCTCGTGGGACTGTAATATACAAGGTTACTGGGGTGTTGCAAGACATGCATGCGATCCAATTTATACAGATCTTTATTTTATATACTAGGGATACAGTTACAAGTACAATAGTAATGCAACTTGATATAAAACATGTGTTCAACAACCCTGTAGTCAGAACAACGTTGGAAGCAAGGTTTAGAATGGTATAAAACTTCTAGAACTCACTGGTTGGCAGCCCTTTGGAACGTGAAGAAAACAAGATTTTCAAGGAAGAAATGCAGATCAATCTCACCATGCGTTTTTTGCTGGTACTGAACCGGATTAGAGCACGTGTACATAACACTTTCTTTGCCACAATAAATCATAGTGGCTCGTATAGGAGAACGATGTGCATTTCCTGGAGTATTTGCCAGAGGCAACAAGATTTAGCAAAGCAATTTGCCAGTGCCGTATTGTAACACCCAGTGATTCACAGACTAGAAAACATATGTGTgcaaaaatctgaaaaaatatgGCGCTTTCGATTAAATTTGTCAAAGTGATTGGAGTTTCTCTTATGTTTATGGAATTGAAATAGTTCATCAAATGAGTGCGATAAATTTTGACATGACCTTTGCTATAACTTTATTCTGGGTAAAGGTAGTTTGATTtatgggttagatcaaatggagatATAAATAAAATGACCACACCTTATCAAAGGATCAAATACAAGATCTTTTCCATAGATCGTATCATGGTATTCCATACAACAACTCATGAATAAAAGTCAAGTACAAAGCAAACAAAAAGAAGTATAATAATAAAGTATTGGTATATCTTTTCCTTGTCAATTCCAATCAATACACATTCTTTAAATGAGGGTAGTGATCTAAATATCCATTGAAGTGCACTCATAATCTCTTGAGTTAAAGCGTAGTAAATAATTAAACCAACTTGGACGTGGTATAGTGTAACTCAACATTAGTTAGACTAGAAGAGTATCTTGACTTCAAGAGTGATACATGAGAATAGGATACATGGAGAGCATGTCAAGGAGATGTTACCAAGGAGTAACCCTAGGGAAATAAGTGGATTTACTTGAAAATTAAGTTGTCTTAGAGAAATAGATACTCTTAGGAGAATAGTGTGATACAAATGTATTCTTGTAGTGAACCTTGGTTAGCTAAGTGGACCCAAGCCACATGATCAAAGGATTAATTATAAAGATCATCGTTACGTCACATAGAGGGTTTGACACTTTGATATAAACTAGGAAGTTGTAGTGCGGCGACACGCCGCACGCGTAGGGCTGTCGTTAGGCGATCAATAAAATAATTAAATAACATTTTTCTAGAATAAAAGAGTGAAAAAGTGGTGGAAAATTTCAAAAATAGGTAGTAGCAGGTTTATTAGATAAAAGATGCGACAAACGATGTAGCAATTTTTCGAAAGCACTGCAAAAGGCAATGTTAGCGAACGGTTCAACTTTTTTTTTCTGatcgaa includes the following:
- the LOC127309081 gene encoding protein neprosin-like, with translation MENRDIFDCIDVNLQPAFDHPLLKGHNVQMKPSSFPLGLDIESLTRHGVSQVQPPIIECPMGTIPILRNHRKNHIARQSIDDVSGTNNQQEEAGIEYRDDDIYGTQAIINVYEPKVKKDSKDLSAAGLNINNGPQGGQADTIGAGYSVSPSLSGDGFARFHVAWDEGVQNKSCYDLKCPGFVQISNTFGLGGRLQPVSVYNGPQYVINILIFKDADTKNWWLIYGEEKKPIGYWPNDLFTYMKDKGNYAFWGGHVSGPLVEKRGPTASTDSPQIGSGHFASEGYGKAAFTKNIKLVDGNNNLVNPREKKAKAGTTSSSKYTVDGYEIDKDGMHTYYGGPGDLA